The stretch of DNA CGCGGTCACATCGCGTCCCGCCTCCAACGTCGCGACCATCCGCGAGACAAACGAATTGCCCGCGCCAATCATCGGCAGCCCCATGACCAACGCCACGCGCCCAACGACGGCCCTGCAACGTGACGCCGAAACGGCCCATTCTGACCGAACCTTCGTCTCTCCGTAGAAGTTCACGGGATTAACCGGGTCGCTCTCGTCGTAATTGCCCTTCTCGCCATCAAACACGTTATCCGTCGACAGGTGCACCATCTTCGCATCGTGATCGCAACACAACGTCGACAGTATCCGCGTATAATCCACATTGACCGCCACGGCTTCATCCTGGTTTGCCTGGCAATAGTCGATGTCCGCGAGCGCTGCCGTATGAATCACGGCATCCGGTTCCACATCGTGAAACAAGTCATGAAGCGACTCCTCGTCAAACGACGAAACCGTGTGCCATCGGAGGTTTTCCCGCTCGAACGCCGCTGGTCCGCGCGATACCGCGTGCAGTTCCCACGACGCATCCGCCTGCTTCACAATACTGCCCGCCACAAAACCATTCGCGCCGGTTATCAAAAGTCGCTTTGCCATTCTTTCAACTCCAGTTGAAATCTTCCGCTAGTACGTTAAGAGCGTAGCAGCGGCGCGTCTCTTCGTCAAAAGCGGTAATCCGATGCTCTCAACGGCCATCCCAAAATTTGACTTATCGTCAAATCTTTCCGAGAATGATCCCATGCCAATGGCATCGTTGTGGCAACTGCAAGGCCCAAACGCCAAATTCGAATAAACCCCACGAGCTTTGCCTGCATCCCAATACCGAGCAAGGCCCTGTGGTGTCCAATATCGTAACCACGTGCGTTGAGTGTAACGGAAGCCTCTCACGGCCCCGTGCGCAACCTATAAGTCTGCCTGGTGATTCTGGAGTGTGTGCAATGCGTTACTCTGCCCTGTTTGCCCTGATCGTGGGTGCCCTCGTTTTCCCCTTTGCTGCAACCCCTGAACAAGCCCAAGACCCGACGCCGCTTCCTGCCGTTGCCAAGAACTTCCGCCTCGATGACCACCTGGGGAAATCCCATGAACTGTCGCGTTTTCGCGACGCCAAGGCCATCGTACTCTTCTTCGCGGGAAACGGTTGTCCCATCGTTCGCAAGTCCATCCCCGCGTTGAAAGAAATCCGCGATGCCTACGCCCCTAAGGGCGTGGTCTTCCTCATGATTAACGGCAATCCCAATGACGACCGGGCCAGTGTCGCAAAAGAAGCTCAAGAGTTCGCAGTCGATATGCCCGTTCTACTCGACAGCGCCCAACTGGTCACCAAGACGCTCGGCGTGACTCGAACGGCTGAGTGCCTCGTCATCGACATGAAAAACTGGTCCATCGCATACCGAGGCGCGCTCGACGACCGCCTAGATTACGGTGCCGAGAAGCCAGCAGCGGGACATGCGTGGCTCAAATCGGCGCTCGACTCTGTTCTGGCCGGCACCCCCGTCGAGACTCCACGCACCGAAACCAAGGGCTGCATCATCGACATGCTCCCCGAACCCAAGCACCTCTCCTATTCAAACAACGTCGCCCCAATTCTCAAAAAGAAATGTGTCC from Candidatus Hydrogenedentota bacterium encodes:
- a CDS encoding NAD(P)-dependent oxidoreductase, whose translation is MAKRLLITGANGFVAGSIVKQADASWELHAVSRGPAAFERENLRWHTVSSFDEESLHDLFHDVEPDAVIHTAALADIDYCQANQDEAVAVNVDYTRILSTLCCDHDAKMVHLSTDNVFDGEKGNYDESDPVNPVNFYGETKVRSEWAVSASRCRAVVGRVALVMGLPMIGAGNSFVSRMVATLEAGRDVTAPANEIRSPVDVVTLGQALLELAGNDWTGCMHLSGSDRLSRLEMMRRIARRLGYSESKIVAHDPASIPGRAERPRDVSLRNMKARARLKTPMVDLERGMELMLGARGF